One region of Geovibrio ferrireducens genomic DNA includes:
- a CDS encoding cytochrome C: MSKQRPAFVRYLYCLAGIAFLVYSTYIVFILVMHIWHHTPHGEAHADSLSKEDRLYQEMLKGVDAQNAGLAYKDISQIHKLYDFHKSEAKGVTDSRNLCVSCHGDVPHDKKKEIRAFLNMHAYFMACETCHVKSETPGDHKYVWYDKVTGDEKPSIDPGFFLEDTPYKLMPLKRGGTEPRVFDAEPMKKYVSEFKSKVGEMVPAAKSASLKVIHRPMTKLEDSVKCNECHNPNVNEAYLPLREIGYTDRRMAQIVGNEVAGMIDRYKEFYIPNFLKPSEEN; encoded by the coding sequence ATGAGTAAGCAGAGACCCGCTTTTGTAAGATATTTATACTGCCTGGCAGGGATAGCGTTCCTTGTATACTCCACTTATATAGTGTTCATACTCGTTATGCACATATGGCATCACACCCCCCACGGTGAAGCCCACGCGGACAGCCTCAGCAAAGAGGACAGGCTGTATCAGGAAATGCTGAAAGGGGTAGATGCCCAGAACGCAGGCCTTGCGTACAAGGATATAAGCCAGATCCACAAGCTTTATGATTTCCACAAGTCAGAGGCAAAAGGCGTCACAGACAGCCGCAACCTCTGTGTTTCCTGCCACGGGGACGTACCCCACGACAAGAAAAAGGAGATCAGGGCTTTCCTCAATATGCACGCTTACTTCATGGCATGCGAAACATGCCACGTTAAGAGCGAAACTCCCGGTGACCATAAGTATGTCTGGTATGACAAGGTTACAGGAGATGAAAAGCCCAGCATAGACCCCGGCTTCTTCCTTGAGGACACTCCGTATAAACTCATGCCCCTTAAAAGAGGCGGAACAGAGCCCAGAGTGTTTGACGCTGAGCCTATGAAAAAATATGTCAGCGAGTTCAAAAGCAAGGTCGGTGAAATGGTTCCCGCTGCGAAGAGCGCTTCTCTGAAAGTGATTCACAGACCCATGACAAAGCTTGAGGACTCAGTTAAATGCAACGAGTGCCACAACCCCAACGTAAACGAAGCTTACCTTCCTCTTAGGGAGATCGGCTACACGGACAGAAGGATGGCGCAGATAGTCGGAAACGAGGTTGCAGGCATGATCGACAGGTATAAGGAATTTTACATACCGAACTTCCTGAAACCCAGCGAGGAAAACTAA
- a CDS encoding cytochrome c3 family protein, with product MVLSSFFLLTPQAFAKLDIIFPITNKVKSVSDIHIIGKSSVKDPVTIEINGVKSVKKLIESKNANGENFYMLMTILKLNPGDNTIVISQGKDVNTVQINKVNSPTTISDWTEGYMNFHSSDRREICLNCHRFQDLNDCVNCHRDKFMGTWVHAPVKQAKCFECHEKDNNLIPQEPFSETCLKCHNNFSIQMKPAQYVHGPVAAGFCTICHSPHKSTDKTHLRKPVNELCDGCHASSELGFNYHQKSYIKFHPVDKVFMPKFNKTLDCADCHTPHFSNDPLLLSTDKVSKEQLCAKCHSEENTAELLKVLTDKHNAEGK from the coding sequence TTGGTTCTGAGTAGCTTTTTCCTGCTCACCCCGCAGGCTTTTGCTAAACTGGACATAATTTTCCCGATCACTAATAAAGTGAAGTCTGTCAGCGACATACATATCATCGGAAAGTCATCGGTTAAAGATCCGGTAACTATTGAGATAAACGGTGTAAAAAGTGTCAAGAAGCTCATTGAGTCGAAGAATGCGAACGGCGAGAATTTTTATATGCTCATGACCATTCTCAAGCTTAATCCGGGCGATAACACTATTGTTATTTCGCAGGGAAAGGATGTGAACACTGTGCAGATAAACAAGGTTAACTCCCCGACCACTATCAGTGACTGGACCGAAGGCTACATGAACTTCCACAGCAGTGACAGAAGAGAGATATGTCTCAACTGCCACAGATTTCAGGATCTCAATGACTGTGTAAACTGTCACCGGGACAAATTCATGGGCACATGGGTGCACGCCCCTGTTAAACAGGCTAAATGCTTTGAGTGTCATGAAAAGGACAACAACCTTATCCCGCAGGAGCCGTTTTCCGAAACCTGCCTCAAATGCCATAACAATTTCAGCATACAGATGAAGCCCGCTCAGTATGTACACGGCCCCGTCGCAGCAGGATTCTGCACAATATGCCATTCACCGCACAAATCCACGGATAAAACCCATCTCAGGAAACCCGTGAACGAACTCTGTGACGGATGCCACGCCTCAAGCGAACTCGGCTTTAACTACCATCAGAAAAGCTACATCAAGTTTCACCCTGTGGATAAAGTGTTTATGCCTAAGTTCAACAAAACTCTGGACTGTGCGGACTGCCACACACCGCACTTTTCAAACGATCCGCTCCTGCTCAGTACGGATAAAGTAAGCAAAGAGCAGCTATGCGCAAAATGCCACAGCGAAGAAAACACGGCTGAACTTCTTAAGGTTCTTACAGATAAGCACAATGCAGAAGGCAAGTGA
- a CDS encoding formate dehydrogenase subunit gamma produces the protein MKGLPLVKIKNGEKHYLKLTQNQRVQHLFIMVTFILLVATGFPLKFHFYPWAKPMIEMFGGLHVTRLIHRVCGVIMVAQFFYHWYYLFKNMAVNYIIPAKKTGTFSWGEFGNFVYYSPMCPRKKDAQDIAAFIKYALFISDDMPKHERFHWREKFDYWAVFWGIPVLGLTGLFLWFPVWATTFLPGWAVNISYIAHSDEAMLAVSVIFIWHMYNAHVNYDKFPMSPLFMTGYLPEHLMKHEYYMEWARINRIVEKDPSRLLDLDKEREAEMLTNQEKIELIREQIEFMKESTTGGKYNRGGSHHE, from the coding sequence TTAGTTAAAATAAAAAACGGCGAAAAACACTACCTGAAACTCACTCAGAACCAGAGAGTTCAGCACCTGTTTATCATGGTCACGTTCATACTCCTCGTGGCTACGGGCTTCCCGCTTAAGTTCCACTTCTACCCATGGGCAAAACCCATGATAGAAATGTTCGGCGGGCTCCACGTAACAAGGCTCATCCACAGGGTGTGCGGTGTTATCATGGTGGCTCAGTTCTTCTACCACTGGTACTACCTGTTTAAGAACATGGCAGTAAACTACATCATACCGGCTAAAAAAACCGGAACCTTCTCATGGGGCGAGTTCGGCAATTTTGTCTACTACTCACCCATGTGCCCCCGTAAGAAGGATGCGCAGGATATAGCGGCGTTCATAAAATACGCTCTCTTCATAAGCGATGATATGCCCAAGCACGAGAGATTCCACTGGAGAGAAAAGTTTGACTACTGGGCGGTGTTCTGGGGTATTCCCGTTCTCGGCCTCACGGGTCTTTTCCTGTGGTTCCCCGTATGGGCTACAACATTCCTTCCCGGCTGGGCGGTGAACATCAGCTACATTGCCCACTCTGACGAGGCTATGCTTGCCGTCAGCGTTATCTTCATATGGCACATGTACAACGCTCACGTTAACTACGACAAGTTCCCCATGTCGCCTCTGTTCATGACAGGCTATCTGCCTGAGCATCTCATGAAGCATGAGTACTACATGGAGTGGGCGAGGATAAACCGCATAGTGGAGAAAGACCCTTCACGTCTTCTTGACCTTGATAAGGAGAGGGAAGCTGAAATGCTTACCAATCAGGAAAAAATAGAGCTCATAAGAGAGCAGATCGAATTTATGAAGGAAAGCACCACCGGCGGCAAATACAACAGGGGAGGTTCTCACCATGAGTAA
- a CDS encoding tetratricopeptide repeat protein codes for MLSFSVMRNTFFAAALSAAVFSAAGAHAADAGSALQAASAAEPVFSAVSEIKSPHGGKAVLFFDHTKRFDLNILAEYLKDCKGFEGVKCFCADVSGADKKTLTSFFEKSDSKACIYRAAPDADAPYMVFAREGKPAGVIGKDGSFASLTPVYLSYLAGKTDEARLAEMIDAAEKAENYKKIVPRMNLVLMLAKKGELGAAVHEMDKVNAAELDDKGKLLLGQTYLRLKAAERAYEVFSSCTDSTECILYSGIASYLKGDSDKALQILNGVKDRYEDKNKVNYYLKKIYESRGDSAHAEEIRLPENYNIGSE; via the coding sequence ATGCTTTCATTTTCAGTTATGAGAAACACTTTTTTTGCTGCGGCGCTCTCAGCGGCTGTTTTTTCAGCTGCCGGCGCCCATGCTGCGGATGCCGGAAGCGCGCTTCAGGCCGCTTCCGCTGCGGAGCCCGTTTTTTCGGCCGTTTCAGAGATTAAATCTCCCCATGGCGGAAAGGCGGTGCTGTTCTTTGATCATACCAAAAGATTCGATCTCAATATTCTTGCGGAATACCTCAAGGACTGTAAAGGTTTTGAAGGGGTGAAGTGCTTCTGCGCCGATGTCTCCGGTGCGGATAAAAAAACGCTCACTTCATTTTTTGAAAAGTCCGACAGCAAGGCCTGTATATACAGGGCGGCTCCCGATGCGGATGCGCCCTACATGGTTTTTGCCAGAGAGGGTAAGCCCGCCGGAGTGATCGGTAAGGACGGCAGTTTTGCCTCGCTTACGCCGGTGTATCTCTCCTACCTCGCAGGCAAAACAGATGAAGCCAGACTGGCAGAAATGATTGATGCTGCGGAAAAGGCTGAAAACTATAAAAAAATCGTTCCTCGTATGAATCTGGTGCTGATGCTTGCCAAAAAGGGCGAGCTTGGAGCAGCAGTACACGAGATGGACAAGGTTAATGCCGCCGAACTGGATGACAAGGGCAAGCTTCTGCTGGGGCAGACCTATCTGCGTCTGAAAGCGGCTGAGCGCGCCTATGAGGTTTTCTCCTCCTGCACGGACAGCACAGAATGTATCCTTTACAGCGGAATAGCGTCTTACCTTAAAGGCGACAGCGATAAAGCCCTGCAAATTCTGAACGGTGTCAAAGACCGTTATGAGGATAAGAACAAAGTCAATTATTACCTGAAAAAAATATATGAATCACGAGGGGACAGTGCACATGCTGAAGAGATTCGGTTGCCGGAAAATTATAATATTGGTTCTGAGTAG
- a CDS encoding multiheme c-type cytochrome encodes MKFIRLLLIILSAAYIGGCGGSDHIKPSVDTETRTIVTAAVSSDGTLSYTGTGLFEGFSVTASVPAMAGRTAYIERTDSAYVKDGYTALSPVFSVRFTDEVSSSAPAAIYDAVVTIPYTLSGTATDANTVFLAILNNSAVIQSSTKPAAGIIRASTDIPLSFFAGYLNAAEIPSSKKFIKLLSKSYREAFADNEYFTDPSNIQNPDIIRGTSNVQPGEKVAMDIDAAAFGDDILNVVWTVKKPDGSSVAPSISGSSAMFIPDTFGSYTVSATVTGSIKTASESLEIKVYGYSYDKNNNRSYCLLFCHNGSVTAPEYKDRYGREIMRDLQSVWSASGHAGAYNTAVTNANSTECAVCHGTGNFFADRSGNGTDDYPAVYGFDDTMTVNTNASTASAHLKGVTCEACHGPTATYIGGLSGTIRFMGHPETTSFASGVCLTCHDTGKSGGHFAEFYNSTGKSTHENAHTVSNSIVVTNEACFKCHSGEGALGMIFGVDITRDKTDKISGITCNVCHDPHGEGGHNAQLRVSGSHTLTLYSGSVTVSAGDGKICYMCHNTNGAGIGTVPHNAQAEMFEGKGGWTYGETPNLTTAHKALLDCADCHMNRDAGKTHSMTMSENRSDRIAYCNDSCHAGVTADADGRYDYLGRTAGVRTLMNTLKERINTLAGRASGSEISASYSVTGNTALTDALNRAAYNYNFIISDKSFGLHNYRYATRLLELSINDLTSF; translated from the coding sequence ATGAAATTTATTAGACTCCTATTGATTATATTAAGCGCAGCTTATATCGGAGGATGCGGCGGAAGTGACCATATAAAACCTTCCGTTGACACAGAGACAAGAACAATCGTCACCGCCGCGGTATCGTCCGACGGAACGCTCAGCTATACAGGCACGGGGCTTTTCGAGGGCTTTTCCGTTACGGCCAGCGTTCCTGCAATGGCGGGCAGAACAGCATATATAGAAAGAACTGATTCTGCCTATGTGAAAGACGGATATACAGCTCTTTCACCCGTGTTCTCAGTCAGGTTCACAGATGAAGTCTCTTCTTCCGCCCCCGCTGCCATATATGATGCAGTAGTCACCATACCGTACACTCTGTCCGGCACAGCTACGGATGCCAACACAGTTTTCCTTGCAATCCTGAACAACAGCGCCGTTATTCAGTCCTCAACAAAACCCGCGGCGGGGATTATACGCGCCTCCACCGACATTCCGCTCAGCTTCTTTGCGGGCTACCTGAATGCGGCTGAGATTCCATCGTCAAAAAAATTCATTAAACTCCTTTCCAAAAGCTACAGAGAGGCTTTTGCAGACAATGAATACTTCACAGATCCCTCCAATATACAGAACCCTGACATAATAAGGGGAACTTCGAATGTTCAGCCCGGCGAGAAAGTCGCGATGGATATAGATGCTGCCGCATTCGGGGACGACATACTTAATGTGGTATGGACAGTGAAAAAACCTGACGGCTCATCGGTTGCCCCCTCAATTTCAGGCAGCAGCGCCATGTTCATCCCCGACACGTTCGGCAGCTACACAGTAAGCGCAACAGTGACCGGAAGCATAAAAACAGCATCCGAAAGCCTTGAAATAAAAGTCTACGGATATTCATACGATAAAAACAACAACAGGTCCTACTGCCTCCTTTTCTGTCACAACGGTTCCGTAACCGCACCTGAGTACAAAGACAGATACGGCAGGGAGATAATGAGAGATCTCCAGTCCGTCTGGAGCGCAAGCGGCCACGCCGGAGCATACAACACCGCAGTAACCAACGCCAACAGCACTGAATGCGCAGTATGCCACGGAACAGGAAATTTCTTTGCTGACAGAAGCGGCAACGGAACAGACGACTATCCCGCAGTTTACGGTTTTGATGATACAATGACTGTCAATACAAATGCCTCCACCGCCTCCGCGCATCTTAAAGGAGTCACCTGTGAAGCATGCCACGGACCCACAGCGACCTATATAGGCGGCCTGAGCGGAACTATCAGGTTCATGGGACACCCGGAAACAACATCCTTCGCCTCCGGTGTGTGCCTCACCTGCCATGACACAGGCAAGAGCGGCGGCCACTTCGCAGAGTTTTATAACTCAACAGGCAAAAGCACACATGAAAATGCCCATACGGTATCAAACTCCATCGTTGTGACAAATGAGGCCTGCTTCAAGTGCCACAGCGGAGAAGGAGCCCTCGGAATGATATTCGGCGTGGATATAACCCGCGACAAGACAGATAAAATCAGCGGAATCACCTGCAACGTCTGCCATGACCCCCACGGGGAAGGCGGACACAACGCACAGCTTAGGGTTTCCGGCAGTCATACGCTCACGCTGTACAGCGGCAGTGTAACTGTCAGCGCGGGAGACGGTAAAATATGCTACATGTGCCACAACACGAACGGAGCCGGAATAGGCACTGTTCCCCACAACGCTCAGGCGGAGATGTTTGAGGGCAAGGGCGGCTGGACATACGGCGAAACTCCCAACCTTACCACGGCTCACAAAGCATTGCTTGACTGCGCAGACTGCCACATGAACAGGGATGCGGGCAAAACCCACAGCATGACCATGAGCGAAAACAGAAGCGACAGGATCGCATACTGCAACGATTCATGCCATGCGGGAGTCACGGCTGATGCTGACGGCAGATACGACTATCTGGGCAGAACAGCGGGTGTCAGAACACTTATGAACACGCTTAAAGAGCGTATAAACACCCTCGCGGGACGTGCTTCCGGCAGTGAAATATCCGCATCTTACAGCGTAACAGGCAACACTGCCCTTACGGATGCGCTTAACCGCGCCGCGTATAACTACAACTTTATAATTTCGGATAAAAGCTTCGGTCTGCATAACTACCGTTACGCAACGAGACTGCTGGAGCTCTCGATAAACGACCTTACTTCATTTTAA
- a CDS encoding cytochrome c3 family protein, whose amino-acid sequence MRSLLFLLTALIFCSFSAEAQKEKLNPDSSKECSICHYEWMPEFLFDLKGTPLVEFQKEKVVATERMCFSCHNGTVGDSRIKIWTGDVHKLDKIPAHMSIPGNLPLNNGKIDCRTCHSAHSTGAPRDEGVEKSVFLRMENANSELCKACHKDIGSAKMGITHPMSPVKENRDEIASRIHKLDGKLGAKGEVICQSCHTPHSPKEEKLLINYRNHSELCATCHLDKVSDDKDHNYLKGMLNHPINIKQDNATQVSKIKAEGGSYGIGNEVICLTCHSVHKAKTETLLLRSNTDNSLCFVCHERQKTVLDSKHDMKTVKGFVTKDGKTAQQKGTCESCHDPHGWSLALPNTNDDMITKGCMSCHKEKGFAKEKIISSTMFNHPVGKDIKADMKSYEKLPLFGEVKKFFTEIGGDKSKQRMVTCATCHDVHSKDKNFLRVEAVNGALCIVCHDEKKMVENTLHGKEKLKNGCLDCHKVHNSTNKRLLVKKEDDGCTDCHKPGGSAEKKVIGAHSHPVNMKTKGKVDERFKLTDETFTCTSCHDPHRPSKKGKIDKDFLRGDFGDFDDFCSACHEGKKEIAGTDHDIREKDKAEAPVCAQCHSVHNAKTDGNIMTLEYAYKTKDDYCYVCHNEKGSASKKTVHDGHKLGKIEAHEKYGKFLTEKDGGYYLYCSGCHTVHQNGPKKGEEGTFRNSFLNKELMKDGNFCQSCHSDKKDFAKSKHNVANFEKHVSEFAKAKDEGNSCGACHMVHNSGYFLFDKALGTDFEKICKSCHSEGKAAEKTKITTSHPTNVKLKKEIDIYLLDGKIVCSTCHDVHGAVKGMVRDTGESNMCLACHADQKPVVYSEHNLAKLDYMTEKVRQTAETNACYVCHMPHNFHKDNRLMWAFEQGRKSVFAFEMCGDCHKKDGYGYKKIPEVTAHDRIFKIFPYREQYKAFLYDDGGKVSAEGSITCQTCHDPHVWKKGSTEAAYNVDGTDKDSFLKLEVKDKFCRVCHGDLTEELFSKYHDKAYRQGRNKKIGESEVLRNLFIIQQNLQKLQGK is encoded by the coding sequence TTGAGAAGTCTGTTGTTTTTACTCACAGCCCTGATATTTTGCTCTTTCAGCGCAGAGGCTCAAAAAGAAAAACTGAACCCCGATTCCTCAAAGGAATGCTCCATTTGTCACTATGAATGGATGCCTGAATTTCTCTTTGACCTCAAAGGAACGCCGCTGGTCGAATTTCAGAAGGAAAAAGTGGTCGCCACCGAAAGAATGTGCTTCTCCTGCCACAACGGAACAGTGGGGGACAGCCGCATTAAAATATGGACAGGTGACGTTCACAAGCTCGATAAAATCCCCGCGCATATGTCAATCCCCGGCAATCTTCCGCTTAACAACGGCAAGATTGACTGCCGTACCTGCCACTCAGCACACTCAACAGGCGCGCCAAGGGATGAGGGTGTTGAAAAAAGCGTATTCTTAAGAATGGAAAATGCCAATTCAGAGCTTTGCAAAGCCTGTCATAAGGATATAGGCTCCGCAAAAATGGGCATAACCCACCCCATGAGCCCTGTTAAGGAAAACAGGGATGAAATAGCTTCAAGGATACATAAGCTTGACGGCAAACTCGGCGCAAAAGGCGAGGTAATCTGCCAGAGCTGCCACACGCCGCACTCACCCAAAGAGGAGAAGCTCCTCATTAACTACAGAAACCATTCGGAACTCTGTGCAACATGCCACCTTGACAAGGTAAGCGACGACAAGGATCACAACTACCTTAAAGGCATGCTGAACCACCCGATTAACATAAAGCAGGACAATGCCACTCAGGTGAGCAAGATCAAGGCCGAGGGCGGCTCATACGGCATAGGCAACGAAGTGATATGCCTTACGTGCCACTCCGTCCACAAAGCCAAGACAGAGACACTGCTCCTGCGGAGCAACACCGACAACTCGCTTTGCTTTGTCTGCCACGAAAGGCAGAAAACAGTGCTTGATTCCAAGCACGACATGAAAACAGTGAAAGGGTTCGTCACCAAGGACGGCAAAACCGCACAGCAGAAAGGTACATGCGAAAGCTGCCACGATCCCCACGGATGGTCGCTGGCTCTGCCTAACACTAATGACGATATGATCACCAAAGGATGCATGAGCTGCCATAAGGAAAAAGGGTTCGCAAAGGAGAAAATCATTTCCTCCACAATGTTCAACCACCCGGTGGGCAAGGACATCAAGGCGGATATGAAATCATATGAAAAACTCCCTCTTTTCGGCGAGGTAAAAAAATTCTTCACTGAAATAGGCGGCGATAAATCCAAACAGAGAATGGTAACATGCGCCACCTGCCACGATGTGCATTCCAAGGATAAAAACTTCCTCAGAGTGGAGGCTGTAAACGGCGCCCTCTGCATAGTCTGCCATGATGAAAAGAAAATGGTGGAAAACACTCTCCACGGTAAAGAGAAGCTGAAAAACGGCTGCCTTGACTGCCATAAGGTGCACAACAGCACCAACAAGCGTCTTCTTGTCAAAAAAGAGGATGACGGCTGCACGGACTGCCACAAACCCGGCGGAAGCGCGGAGAAGAAGGTGATCGGAGCGCACTCTCACCCTGTGAATATGAAAACCAAGGGTAAGGTTGACGAGCGCTTTAAGCTCACCGATGAAACCTTCACATGCACAAGCTGCCACGACCCGCACAGGCCTTCCAAAAAAGGCAAAATAGACAAAGATTTCCTGCGGGGTGATTTCGGTGACTTCGATGACTTCTGCTCAGCATGCCACGAAGGCAAGAAAGAGATAGCAGGAACAGACCATGATATAAGGGAGAAGGACAAGGCGGAAGCTCCCGTATGCGCCCAGTGCCACAGTGTTCATAATGCCAAGACCGACGGCAATATTATGACCCTCGAATACGCATACAAAACCAAGGACGACTACTGCTATGTCTGCCACAATGAAAAAGGCTCCGCGTCCAAGAAAACAGTGCATGACGGACACAAGCTCGGCAAGATAGAAGCACATGAGAAATACGGCAAGTTCCTCACAGAAAAGGACGGCGGGTATTACCTGTACTGCTCAGGCTGCCACACTGTTCACCAGAACGGCCCCAAAAAAGGCGAGGAAGGAACCTTCCGTAACAGCTTCCTTAACAAAGAGCTGATGAAGGACGGCAACTTCTGCCAGAGCTGCCACAGCGATAAAAAGGACTTTGCCAAGTCCAAGCACAATGTTGCCAACTTTGAGAAGCACGTATCTGAATTTGCCAAGGCAAAGGATGAAGGAAACTCCTGCGGTGCATGCCACATGGTGCACAACAGCGGATATTTCCTCTTTGACAAAGCCTTGGGAACAGATTTTGAGAAAATCTGCAAAAGCTGCCACAGTGAGGGAAAAGCGGCGGAAAAAACAAAAATTACAACAAGCCACCCGACAAATGTTAAACTTAAAAAGGAAATTGATATTTACCTTCTTGATGGAAAAATAGTATGCTCTACATGCCACGATGTACACGGGGCCGTTAAGGGTATGGTGAGAGACACCGGCGAAAGCAATATGTGCCTTGCCTGCCATGCGGATCAGAAACCTGTTGTATACTCGGAGCATAACCTCGCTAAGCTGGACTACATGACCGAAAAAGTCAGACAGACAGCGGAAACCAACGCGTGCTATGTCTGCCATATGCCTCATAATTTCCACAAGGACAACAGACTTATGTGGGCTTTTGAGCAGGGCAGAAAATCAGTATTCGCGTTTGAAATGTGCGGCGACTGCCATAAGAAGGACGGCTACGGCTACAAAAAAATCCCGGAAGTCACCGCTCATGACAGGATATTTAAAATATTCCCGTACAGGGAGCAGTACAAAGCTTTCCTGTATGATGACGGCGGCAAGGTATCTGCGGAAGGTTCTATAACCTGCCAGACATGCCACGACCCGCACGTTTGGAAAAAGGGAAGCACGGAGGCAGCCTACAATGTGGACGGAACTGATAAAGACAGTTTCCTGAAGCTTGAAGTAAAAGACAAATTCTGCAGGGTATGCCACGGCGATTTGACGGAGGAACTCTTCTCCAAATATCATGACAAGGCGTACAGACAGGGCAGAAATAAAAAAATAGGCGAATCCGAAGTGCTCAGGAACCTGTTCATTATACAGCAGAACCTGCAAAAACTTCAGGGTAAGTAA
- a CDS encoding NHL repeat-containing protein, with product MRLLLAVVIIFSAITQGHALEISASLLYKVTSGKQATPADVVIESADTAGIYDAFNGSYTIYRNGSAVSSVKKEFLKGGNCFVKNGNYYLYCNNKGNSLDMLSPKFEVYSSAKLAVFDPTDVAVSGGYAYVADNDNHRIVKIDLAEAKEAASAGKYGKERLQFWYPYAVAFNQAGHLLVSEVLNTRIQKITKELKFYEFIGGWGINQGQFYRPTGIALKGDKLLVADGYTGLIQYFDKDGKFAGVLTDTNGKKLKFGSVTHIRVTGSTLAVVDAFEKTVFIFQLKEKN from the coding sequence GTGAGACTCTTACTTGCGGTAGTAATAATATTTTCGGCAATAACACAGGGGCACGCGCTGGAGATCAGCGCGTCCCTTCTGTATAAAGTCACATCCGGAAAACAGGCAACTCCGGCTGACGTTGTAATCGAATCAGCAGATACAGCCGGAATATACGACGCCTTTAACGGAAGCTACACCATCTACAGAAACGGCAGTGCCGTTTCCTCCGTTAAAAAAGAATTCCTTAAAGGCGGCAACTGTTTTGTCAAGAACGGCAACTACTATCTTTACTGCAACAATAAAGGCAATTCTCTGGACATGCTCTCCCCTAAGTTTGAGGTTTATTCCTCAGCAAAGCTGGCTGTTTTCGACCCGACAGATGTTGCGGTCAGCGGCGGCTATGCTTATGTGGCGGATAATGACAACCACAGAATAGTCAAAATTGACCTTGCTGAGGCAAAGGAAGCTGCAAGTGCGGGAAAATACGGCAAGGAGCGCCTCCAGTTCTGGTATCCCTACGCCGTTGCCTTCAATCAGGCAGGTCATCTTCTTGTTTCCGAAGTTCTCAACACAAGAATACAGAAAATCACAAAGGAACTGAAATTTTACGAATTTATCGGCGGCTGGGGTATCAATCAGGGGCAGTTCTACCGCCCCACAGGCATAGCCCTCAAGGGTGATAAGCTGCTCGTTGCCGACGGATATACGGGTCTCATACAGTATTTCGATAAAGACGGAAAATTTGCGGGCGTTCTCACTGATACAAACGGCAAAAAGCTGAAATTCGGTTCCGTGACCCATATCAGGGTAACCGGAAGCACACTCGCCGTGGTGGATGCCTTTGAGAAAACAGTATTCATTTTTCAGTTAAAGGAGAAAAATTGA